A portion of the Treponema rectale genome contains these proteins:
- a CDS encoding Ig-like domain-containing protein, producing MQKFPKVFTIMSAILALAFGLASCKENVDDDPTVTPQKTAGSISYATTSVEKTTADGTFTNELTKTGDGTVTYASSKETVATVNATTGEVTIAGAGTTTITATVADSDTYTYETKTASYTLTVTAADTTPQKTAGSISYAVTSVEKTTADGAFTNVLTTTGDGTVTYASSKTDVAEVTQTGLVTIKGAGETTITATVADSDTYTYETKSASYTLTVTAADITPQKTAGSISYAVTSVEKTTADGAFTNVLTTTGDGTVTYTSSKTDIAEVNTQTGLVTIKGAGTTTITATVADSESYTYATKTASYTLTVTQATTPTTYIGTKAPTEAKAVGDIVFSDGSATPYSEDLTLTEEDLTLTEEQKSKAVAVIFYAGSASDTLGAKTLGVGLKNSVTDSTFLAWAKNGVNGYSTNITAIQCTPSESGIGRTAKATFKGDTDGSDNWQALCDAVSDEETSGNYPAWEWVNAYATTANLTDDYASGWYLPTVAELSMLYRAKDTVNASIEAAGGTEIADADYWSSSQAASNNSSAWTVYFDPDYLNTSSKDNGILVCAVRAF from the coding sequence ATGCAGAAATTTCCAAAAGTTTTCACAATAATGAGTGCAATTCTTGCACTTGCTTTTGGCCTTGCTTCGTGTAAGGAAAATGTTGATGATGACCCGACGGTTACACCGCAAAAGACCGCAGGCAGTATCAGCTATGCCACCACGAGCGTAGAAAAGACAACAGCCGACGGGACTTTTACTAACGAGCTTACCAAGACAGGCGACGGCACAGTTACCTACGCTTCAAGCAAAGAAACTGTAGCCACCGTAAACGCAACGACTGGCGAAGTAACCATCGCGGGGGCTGGTACAACGACCATCACAGCAACTGTAGCAGACAGCGACACCTACACCTACGAGACAAAGACCGCAAGCTACACGCTTACGGTAACGGCAGCCGATACCACACCGCAAAAGACCGCAGGCAGCATCAGCTATGCCGTCACGAGCGTAGAAAAGACAACAGCCGACGGGGCTTTCACTAACGTGCTTACAACGACAGGCGACGGCACGGTTACCTACGCTTCAAGCAAAACAGATGTAGCCGAAGTAACCCAAACCGGCTTAGTAACCATCAAGGGAGCAGGTGAAACAACAATCACAGCAACTGTAGCAGACAGCGACACCTACACCTACGAGACAAAGAGCGCAAGCTACACGCTTACGGTAACGGCAGCCGATATCACACCACAGAAGACGGCAGGAAGCATCAGCTATGCCGTCACGAGCGTAGAAAAGACAACAGCCGACGGGGCTTTCACTAACGTGCTTACAACGACAGGCGACGGCACGGTTACCTACACTTCAAGCAAAACAGATATAGCCGAAGTAAATACCCAAACCGGCTTAGTGACCATCAAGGGGGCTGGCACAACGACCATCACAGCAACTGTAGCAGACAGCGAAAGCTACACATACGCCACGAAGACCGCAAGCTACACTCTTACGGTGACACAGGCCACAACCCCAACAACCTATATTGGCACCAAAGCCCCGACTGAGGCAAAAGCCGTGGGCGACATCGTGTTCTCGGACGGCTCTGCCACCCCTTACAGTGAAGACCTCACCCTTACCGAGGAAGACCTCACCCTTACCGAGGAGCAGAAATCAAAAGCGGTCGCCGTCATTTTCTACGCTGGAAGTGCAAGCGACACGCTCGGAGCAAAAACACTCGGCGTGGGCTTGAAGAACTCGGTAACTGACAGCACCTTTCTTGCATGGGCGAAGAATGGCGTAAACGGCTACAGCACGAACATCACGGCAATACAGTGTACGCCTAGCGAATCGGGAATCGGAAGAACAGCGAAAGCGACATTCAAGGGCGACACAGACGGAAGCGACAACTGGCAGGCTCTCTGTGATGCGGTAAGCGACGAAGAAACAAGCGGAAACTATCCCGCGTGGGAATGGGTGAACGCCTATGCTACGACCGCCAATCTCACAGACGACTACGCAAGCGGCTGGTATCTTCCCACGGTCGCAGAACTTTCCATGCTATACAGGGCAAAGGACACGGTGAACGCCTCGATCGAAGCGGCGGGCGGAACGGAAATCGCGGACGCAGACTATTGGTCATCTAGTCAGGCCGCTTCCAACAATAGCAGTGCCTGGACTGTATACTTCGACCCCGACTACTTGAACACCAGCTCCAAGGACAACGGCATTTTGGTTTGTGCAGTTCGTGCTTTTTAG
- the rlmJ gene encoding 23S rRNA (adenine(2030)-N(6))-methyltransferase RlmJ — MLSYQHEYHCGNSADVLKHTALCLILDSLCRKDKPFTIIDTHSGAGRFELNDERSLKTEESKNGILKLKDSIQADSVLPYGVRLYIEKEFPYLEHGLYAGSPELERLFLRESDQLHVNDLHPQAMKKLKTNMALPLLEEDGVLPFSKKINIHSEDAFKNLNSLIPPLIKRGLVLCDPSFEDGEDYKNVTEALKNVRRKWNTAVIALWYPLLKRRKNETAQMLTELEDFGKLGNNPAESFKTELITKDPESLQQEDGPHMYGSGIFIMNPPWKLKENLEEAAAFYTGIFR; from the coding sequence ATGCTAAGTTACCAGCACGAATACCACTGCGGAAACTCAGCAGATGTCCTCAAGCATACAGCCCTCTGCCTTATTCTTGATTCACTGTGCAGAAAAGATAAACCCTTTACAATTATTGATACTCACTCCGGTGCAGGTCGTTTTGAACTGAATGACGAACGAAGTCTTAAAACAGAAGAAAGTAAAAACGGTATCCTCAAGCTGAAAGATTCAATTCAAGCTGATTCAGTCTTACCATACGGAGTACGGCTTTACATCGAAAAAGAGTTCCCCTATCTTGAACACGGACTTTATGCAGGAAGTCCTGAACTGGAACGTCTTTTTTTAAGGGAATCAGACCAGCTTCATGTAAATGACCTTCATCCTCAGGCAATGAAAAAACTTAAAACAAACATGGCTCTTCCTCTTTTAGAAGAAGACGGAGTCCTGCCCTTTTCAAAAAAAATAAACATTCACAGTGAAGATGCATTTAAAAACCTGAATTCTTTGATTCCGCCCCTTATAAAAAGAGGACTGGTTCTTTGTGATCCGAGTTTTGAAGACGGAGAAGATTATAAAAACGTTACGGAAGCATTAAAAAACGTGCGCAGAAAATGGAATACTGCAGTCATTGCTTTATGGTATCCACTTTTAAAACGGCGTAAAAATGAAACAGCCCAAATGCTTACGGAACTTGAAGACTTCGGAAAGCTTGGAAATAATCCTGCAGAAAGTTTTAAAACTGAACTCATCACGAAAGATCCTGAGTCTCTGCAGCAGGAAGACGGTCCACATATGTACGGTTCGGGAATTTTCATCATGAATCCGCCGTGGAAGCTGAAAGAAAATCTGGAAGAAGCCGCAGCTTTTTATACCGGTATATTCAGATAA
- a CDS encoding NAD(+) synthase — protein MKYGYLRCACAVPELKVADTEFNTQKILEIIEEAQNKNIRVLVFPELSVTGYTCGDLFLQTKLLESALNSIEKICDATRETDVLCAVGFPMRKDGALYNCAAFIYQGSLIAVIPKSYIPNYGEFYEKRWFTAYESDSVEYIDIGSFESIPFGTSILIQDENDSRIKIAAEICEDVWVPLSPSTKHALNGATVIANLSAGNEVAMKAEYRRSLVSMQSAKNICAYLYANAGHDESTTDMIFSGHSIIASNGSISAERAPFENDSTLIISDIDIEKLDNERCRTVTFADAARKEKSSSYVTLFVSLEDNTFSSDSSRMKNDRLYAVIPLHPFVPENQAERKIRSRSIIELQAEGLAKRLRHINAKSAVIGLSGGLDSTLALLVTARAFDKCGIERKNITCITMPCFGTTDRTYKNACTLAEKTGAELKEIDIKDSVLLHFDQIGQDKNKHDVTYENGQARMRTLILMNYANKTNGIVIGTGDLSELALGWCTYNGDHMSMYGVNSSIPKTLVRYLVSWFAEEAEEKHQQDLHDVLADILDTPVSPELIPPDADGKISQKTEELVGPYELHDFFLYHVLRYGFSPKKIFFLACQSLLGKKAEGTDIVYSEEIIKKWLINFYRRFFSQQFKRSCMPDGAKVGTVNLSPRGDWRMPSDAMATIWLKEAEEC, from the coding sequence ATGAAATATGGTTATTTACGTTGTGCCTGCGCTGTACCAGAACTTAAAGTTGCAGACACAGAATTCAATACACAGAAGATACTTGAAATTATTGAGGAAGCTCAGAATAAAAACATAAGGGTACTTGTTTTTCCTGAATTATCCGTAACCGGTTATACTTGCGGAGACTTGTTTCTTCAGACAAAACTTCTTGAAAGTGCCCTCAATTCAATAGAAAAAATTTGCGATGCCACAAGAGAAACTGATGTTCTTTGTGCAGTTGGATTCCCAATGAGAAAAGACGGAGCCCTGTACAACTGCGCAGCCTTCATCTATCAGGGAAGCCTCATTGCGGTAATTCCAAAAAGCTATATTCCTAATTACGGGGAATTTTACGAAAAACGATGGTTTACGGCTTATGAATCAGACTCCGTAGAATATATAGACATAGGTTCTTTTGAAAGCATTCCCTTCGGAACTTCAATACTTATTCAGGATGAAAATGACAGCCGCATAAAAATCGCAGCAGAAATTTGCGAAGACGTATGGGTTCCCCTGTCTCCTTCAACAAAACATGCCTTAAACGGTGCTACAGTAATCGCCAACTTAAGTGCAGGAAATGAAGTTGCAATGAAAGCTGAATACAGACGCTCCTTAGTAAGCATGCAGTCAGCAAAAAATATATGCGCATACCTTTATGCAAATGCCGGTCATGATGAAAGTACTACTGACATGATATTTTCAGGCCACAGCATAATTGCTTCAAACGGTTCAATATCGGCAGAAAGAGCACCCTTTGAAAACGACAGCACTCTTATAATAAGTGACATTGATATAGAAAAACTTGATAACGAAAGATGCAGGACTGTAACCTTTGCAGATGCAGCCAGAAAAGAAAAGTCTTCTTCCTACGTTACCCTTTTTGTTTCTCTGGAAGACAACACATTCAGCAGTGATTCTTCTAGGATGAAAAATGACAGACTCTATGCAGTTATTCCACTACATCCTTTTGTTCCTGAAAATCAGGCGGAAAGAAAAATAAGAAGCCGTTCCATCATAGAACTTCAGGCAGAAGGACTGGCAAAACGACTGCGCCACATTAATGCAAAAAGTGCAGTCATAGGATTAAGCGGAGGGCTTGATTCTACCCTTGCACTTCTGGTAACTGCACGAGCCTTTGACAAATGCGGTATCGAAAGAAAAAACATCACCTGCATCACAATGCCATGCTTCGGCACTACGGACAGGACTTATAAAAATGCCTGCACTCTTGCTGAAAAAACAGGAGCAGAACTAAAGGAAATTGATATAAAGGATTCCGTACTACTTCATTTTGATCAGATTGGTCAGGATAAAAATAAGCATGACGTAACTTACGAAAACGGTCAGGCCAGGATGAGAACCCTTATCCTGATGAACTATGCCAATAAAACCAATGGCATCGTAATCGGAACCGGGGACCTAAGCGAGCTTGCACTGGGATGGTGTACCTACAACGGTGACCACATGAGCATGTACGGAGTAAACTCTTCAATTCCAAAAACCCTTGTGCGTTATCTTGTTTCATGGTTTGCAGAAGAAGCTGAAGAAAAACATCAGCAGGATCTCCATGACGTTCTTGCAGACATTCTTGATACTCCTGTAAGCCCGGAATTAATTCCACCGGACGCAGACGGTAAAATAAGTCAGAAAACAGAAGAACTGGTCGGACCTTATGAACTTCATGATTTCTTTCTGTATCATGTCCTCCGTTACGGATTCAGTCCTAAAAAAATATTTTTCCTTGCATGCCAGTCTCTTCTCGGAAAAAAAGCCGAGGGAACGGATATTGTTTACAGTGAAGAAATCATAAAAAAATGGCTCATAAACTTTTACAGAAGATTTTTCTCGCAGCAGTTCAAGAGAAGCTGCATGCCGGACGGAGCTAAAGTCGGTACCGTAAATCTTTCACCACGGGGAGACTGGAGAATGCCTAGTGATGCAATGGCTACTATATGGCTTAAGGAAGCAGAAGAATGCTAA
- a CDS encoding GNAT family acetyltransferase has product MNFNVVNIIDLLKSVGEKEVRSALQEFECERNSEIEIFLKNNAIDFTKRKISVTHLILDDNGQIAAYFTLTHKPSNISSLSLSKSAIKTLSRYAILDRDSNSFNISAFLIAQFGKNSAYNGSRNISGNKLMDFCFEILESVQKQVGGGIAFLECEDKKQLLNFYQNENNRFRIFGERFSESEGKKYIQLLRFF; this is encoded by the coding sequence ATGAATTTTAATGTCGTAAACATAATTGATTTGCTTAAATCTGTTGGCGAAAAAGAAGTTCGTTCAGCTTTACAGGAATTTGAGTGTGAAAGAAATTCCGAAATTGAAATTTTTCTCAAAAACAATGCAATAGATTTTACAAAACGAAAGATTTCTGTAACTCACTTGATTTTAGATGATAACGGACAGATTGCGGCATATTTTACCCTGACTCATAAACCGTCAAATATATCATCTTTATCTTTAAGTAAGTCTGCGATAAAAACACTTTCCCGATATGCAATACTCGATAGAGATTCTAATTCTTTTAATATTTCAGCTTTTCTTATTGCACAATTTGGAAAAAACTCTGCCTATAATGGTTCCAGAAATATTTCAGGAAATAAATTGATGGACTTCTGTTTTGAAATCCTTGAATCTGTGCAGAAACAAGTCGGCGGTGGAATCGCCTTTCTTGAATGTGAGGATAAAAAACAACTTCTAAATTTCTATCAGAATGAAAACAACAGGTTCCGTATTTTTGGAGAACGTTTTTCTGAAAGTGAAGGGAAAAAATATATCCAGTTGTTAAGATTCTTTTAA